In Desulfovibrio sp. Fe33, the DNA window GGAGTGGCCTCAAGGTTGTAGAGGTTGCCGGTCTCCTCCTGGAAGCGGGCCGTGATGCGGCGGAGGTGGTTGAGGGTGCGGCGCATGAGGCGCACGCCGCCCTCGGTCTCGATGCCTTTGCCTATGAGGTTGAGGCAGGCGTCGTGGCCGCCGAGCAGGCCGATGGTGGAGAAGTGGCCCTTGTAGCCGTTCTTGAGGTAGCGTCTGGACCAGGGGAACATGCCCGCCTCAAGGTTGGCGTTGATGACCTTGCGCTTGTATTCCAGGGAGTCCTTGGCCAGCTCGGCGTATTCCTCGACCAGATCGAGGAAATCGTCCTCGCTCTGGGCCAGATAGGCGAGCTTGGGCAGGTTGAGCGTGACCACGCCGATGGAACCGGTCAGGTCGCCCGCGCCGAACAGTCCGCCGGTCTTGTTGCGCAGCTCGCGGAGATCCATCTGGAGGCGGCAGCACATGGAGCGGACGTCTTCGGGGTTGAGGTCGGAGCTGATGAAGTTCTGGAAGTAGGGCACGCCGTACTTGGCGGTGAGCTTCATGAGCAGGTCGCCGATCTCGGATTCCCAGGGGAAGTCCTCGGTGACGTTGTAGGTCGGGATGGGGAAGGAGAAAATGCGGTCGCTGTAGTCGCCTTCGAGCATGACCTCGATGTACGCCTTGTTGACCATGTCCATTTCTTCCTGGAAATCGCCGTAGGTCAGCTCTTCGTCGTACTTGCCGCCGACGATGATCGGTTCGGTGGCGATGTGCTTGGGAGCCACCAGGTCGAAGGAAAGGTTGGTGAACGGCGACTGGCCGCCCCAGCGCGAGGTGGTGTTCAGGTTGAAGACGAACTTCTGCATGCACTGGCGCACCTGTTCGTAGTCCAGTCCGTCGACGCGGATGAATGGGGCCAGATAGGTGTCGACGTTGTTGAACGCCTGGGCTCCGGCCCACTCGTTCTGGAGGGTGCCGAGAAAGTTGTTCATCTGCCCGAGGGCCGTGTCGAAATGCCTGGCCGGACCCGCGGACGCGCGTCCCGCGAGGTTGAAGCCTTCGAGGAGCAGATCGCGCAGGGACCAGCCCGCGCAGTAACCGGCCAATCCGAAAGAGAGGTCGTGAATGTGGAAATAGCCGTGCTCGTGCGCCAGGCGGATCTCCTCGGGGTACTTCTCCAGGGCGTAGCGGGCCTGGACCGTGCCGGAAAGGTGCAGCATGAGCCCCTGGAAGGAGTGGGTCATGTTGGCGTTCTCGTTCACGCGCCAGTCGGCCTGGTCAAGGTAGGTGTCTATGACTTCCTTGATGTCCAGGTAGGCTTCCTTCTGGGAGCGGAGCTGACGGCGCTTTTCGCGGTACAGGATGTACTTCTTGGCGATGTCGTACTGCCGTCCCTCCATGAGGACCTGTTCGACCATGTTCTGGACGTGTTCCTGCTCGGGGATGTCCATGTCGTCGAGTTTCTTCTCGACCTTGCGGGCCAGGCGCTTGGCAAGGAGCGGGTCTTTGATTCCGCTGGCGCTGAGCGCCTTGAAAATGGCCTGTGAGATGCGGTCAGTCGACCATGTTTCCAGCCGGCCGTCTCTCTTCATGATTTGACTTGGCATTCTCCGGCGTCCTCCTTGGGGGCACAAATTTCTGGATTTTCAGTTCATGTTTCGGGGGCAGATAGCTTTGCGCGACGGCGACGTCGGCTTTGGTCAGGCCGGGCACCTGGGTGATCCGGAAGTAGAAGGCGTCAGGCATGGCCGCGGCCATCTCGAAGATGCGGGTCATGTTGGCGCGGGCGGCGATTTCGGAAACCGCCTTGCCGGTCAGCGCCGGATACTTTGCATAGGGGCCTTTGACGTCCACGGCGAAGGTGTCGACGAGCTTGGCTTGGAGGAGGTCGGCGACCACCTCGGGGCGCATACCGTTGGTGTCCATCTTGACGGGCAGACCGGCCTTACGGATTTCGTAGACCAGTTCGCCCACGCCGGGCACCGTGGTGGGTTCGCCTCCGGTGATGGTCACGCCGTCCAGCCATCCGGCCCGGTCGCGCAGGTAGGCCCTGACGCGCTGGGGGTCGATGGCGGGCAGGGAGTGCATGTCCCAGGCGAGCTGAAAATTATGGCAGGTTGGGCAGCGCAGGTTGCAGCCTCCCAAAAATATGATGCATGAGGTCTTTCCGGGCCAATCGCACAGGCTCAGATTTTCGAACCCGCGAACATAATTCCAGACCCCAATGGGCTCGCTCATCTCGACTCCTCGCAATGGCGCAACCCCTTTTGGGCGGCTGCACCCGACGTAAGTAACGTAAGTAGTGATAATGTCCGGGGATGCCTTTACCGTCACCATTCCCCGGGGCGGACGCGGCCCGATTCCGATGGGAAAAAGGGCTTGAACGCGTGAGGGTCAATCTATCCCACGAAACAAATTTTGTACAGGGGGGATTCTGAAAATATTTGACTACCTGACCAGGATTTCCAAGTTATAGGCGATTATCTGCGATTAATGAAAAATAGAAAAAGTTTTCAACTGTTGTCGAAAAATGAACACGGCAATATAGTTAACTTTTTTCTAGAGTAAGTTTAGAAAAAAATTGTTTCGATTTCGACGGGATTTGTTTTCGACAGAAGCTCGTGGGGCGGGCGAAAAAAGAATGGTCTCGTTCCGTGAAAGACTGCTTACCACAAGGGCTGGCGGATGGGAACAGCCGATTTTAGGTATTCCACAAGAAAAAAAACAATCTATTTGGGAGTTTTTCCCGAATTCCGGCAAGCGTCCGCAGGCCGGGAGTCAGCGCGTGTCAACCGTATTATTGGACGTTTTCAGGGTGTTTTTCCGGCACGAGTCTTGCCCGCCCGGCCGTTTCAGCAGGAATCATTATCGTTGATATTGTCCTGATGACATCATCCAGGCGTTGAATCTCCCCGCGCAGCCTGATGATCCGCTAGATCGCCGCCCGGCTGTCCACCAGGGCGTTGCGCTGGTAGGCGCGCAGGTCGAACTCGGGCAGGGCGGCCAGGAGGTGGTCCATGATGTCCGATAGGATGTCCTCGTGCAGGGCCCAGGCCGTTTCGCTGGTGAAGCAGTATATCTCCAGCGGCAGTCCGTCATCGGCGTGGGGTTGCAGTTGGCGCACGAGCAGGGTCATGTCCTGGCGGATCTTGGGATGGCAGCGCAGGTATTCCAGGGCATAGCGGCGGAACAGGCCGATATTGGTCATGCGGCGGCCGTTGAGAGGCGAGGCCGGGTCCGCGCCGGACGCGGCGTTTGCGGCGTCGATTTCCTTCTGGCGCATTTCGATGAACGGGGCCAGGTGTTGGACCGTCATGAGCCGCTTCTTGAGCGACGGGTCCGCGAACCGGATGGACGACTGGTCGATCATGATGGCGCGCTTGATTCTGCGTCCGCCGCTTTTGGTCATGCTTTCCCAGTTCTTGAAGGGCGTGTCCAGGAACTTGAAGGTCGGAACGGCCGTCACGGTCATATCCCAGTTCTGGATTTTGACCGTGTTCAGGGCGATGTCGATGACGGTGCCGTCCGCGTTCATAGCGGGCATTTCGATCCAGTCGCCGGTGTGCAGCAGGTCGTTGGCCGATATCTGGATGCCCGCCACCAGGGAAAGAAGGGTGTCGCGGAAGACGAGCATGAGCACCGCGGTCATGGCACCAATGCCGGAAAGCAGTCCCCACGGCGATTCGCCGAGGAGGATGGCGACCACGGAGACCGCGCAGATCATGTATATGAACAGTTTGACCAACTGCACGTATCCCTTGATGGGGCGGCGGTTGGACACCTCGAAGGTCCTGTACAGTCCGGACAGCGCGTCGAGGAGTTTGGCCAGGATAAGGACCACGCTCACGGCCAGATAGGCGTGGATGAGGCGGTCGAGGACTCCCGTCAGCCCGGAGAAGAACTCCAGCCCCCAGAAGAAGACCAAGGCAGGGGCCAGGAGCGCGGCGCGGGAAAAGAAACCGGCTTCCAGCAGGAAGTCGTCGAAGCTGTTTTGGGTGCGGTGGGAGAACACGCGGGCCCCCCGCAGCAGCAGCGCCCGTGTCAGGAGGAAGGCGAGGAGCCCGGCCAGCACCAGGATGCCGGTCTTGGCCACAAGGTCCAGGATCGGGTTGGCCTCGATGAGTGTTACGGGCAGGTCCGGTTGCAGGTCCAGGTTCACGGGGAGCGGCTCCTTGTCGCTTGGTTTGATTGCTTCTAGCAGATTCCCCCCCGCTTGAGAACCGGGGAGGATGGGGGGAACCCGGTTTGACATAGCCCGCGATGTCCTCCATGCTTATGATGAAAACGTCCTGAGGGAATCCCGTCATGAGCTATTGGTTCATTATTGTCATGGCCGTTTCCACCCTGTTGGTCCTCTATTTGGGGTGGCGGTTGATAAATCCTTTGCAAATGGCCCGCAGCCGCAAGATCACGCTTTGGGCCCTGCTGGCCTTGCTTCTGTTCGGCCATCGGTTGACCTGGATGCTGCACCGGACCAACCGATATGAAATGGTGGCCTGCGATTCCATCGACTGGGTCGGATTCACCTTTCTCGGATTTGTTTCCATCCTGATTGTGTTCATGTTGGCCCGGGATATCCCGAGCCTGTTCGGAGCCGTGGCTTCCGGTCTGAAAAGGCTGTTTATCCGGCGCAGCAAGCGGCCCTATTTCATCGGTCCAAACCATGCCCGCCGCCGGTTCCTGCTCAACGCTTCCAATGGGCTGTTCCTGGCCGCCGCCTTGCCCATGACCGGATTCGGCGTATACAACGCCCGGCGCAAGCCTTCGGTGCTGAAGAACGATTTTTTCGTGCTTGATCTTCCCGCCGGTCTGGACGGATTCACCATCGCGCAGATATCCGACACCCATATAGGCCCGACCATTCGGGCTGGATGGGCGCGCAAGGTCGTGGACGCGGTCAACAGCCTCGCCCCCGATCTTATCGTGCACACCGGCGACATGGTGGATGGGGCCGTGGACGGGCTCAAGACGGACGTTATGCCCTTCGGCGGCCTGTCTGCCCCGCACGGGGTGTGGTTCTGCACCGGCAATCACGAGTATTATTCCGGCGTTTTCGAGTGGCTGTCCGAGGCGCGCAGGCTGGGCTTTCGGCCTCTGGTCAACGAACATGCGCTCATAGACACGGGGAACGGCAGGCTCCTGCTGGCGGGGGTTACGGACCTGCGCGCCGGGCGGATTGTCCCGGGTCATGCCTCCTCGCCGTCGAAGGCCATGGCGGGAGCGCCTGTCCATGACGTGTCCGTGCTGTTGGCCCACCAGCCCGATTCCGTGTA includes these proteins:
- a CDS encoding ribonucleoside triphosphate reductase: MPSQIMKRDGRLETWSTDRISQAIFKALSASGIKDPLLAKRLARKVEKKLDDMDIPEQEHVQNMVEQVLMEGRQYDIAKKYILYREKRRQLRSQKEAYLDIKEVIDTYLDQADWRVNENANMTHSFQGLMLHLSGTVQARYALEKYPEEIRLAHEHGYFHIHDLSFGLAGYCAGWSLRDLLLEGFNLAGRASAGPARHFDTALGQMNNFLGTLQNEWAGAQAFNNVDTYLAPFIRVDGLDYEQVRQCMQKFVFNLNTTSRWGGQSPFTNLSFDLVAPKHIATEPIIVGGKYDEELTYGDFQEEMDMVNKAYIEVMLEGDYSDRIFSFPIPTYNVTEDFPWESEIGDLLMKLTAKYGVPYFQNFISSDLNPEDVRSMCCRLQMDLRELRNKTGGLFGAGDLTGSIGVVTLNLPKLAYLAQSEDDFLDLVEEYAELAKDSLEYKRKVINANLEAGMFPWSRRYLKNGYKGHFSTIGLLGGHDACLNLIGKGIETEGGVRLMRRTLNHLRRITARFQEETGNLYNLEATPAEGTSYRLAKIDKSLYADIKTQGNGTPYYTNSTQLPVGISDDVLYALEHQNQLQPLYTGGTVFHTFLGEAVSDPKSLRNFIIKAFTKTKIPYISITPTFSICKEHGYILGEHFECPTCGQEAEVYTRIVGYYRPVSRWNKGKQAEYTDRVVFSDCLCN
- a CDS encoding anaerobic ribonucleoside-triphosphate reductase activating protein, translated to MSEPIGVWNYVRGFENLSLCDWPGKTSCIIFLGGCNLRCPTCHNFQLAWDMHSLPAIDPQRVRAYLRDRAGWLDGVTITGGEPTTVPGVGELVYEIRKAGLPVKMDTNGMRPEVVADLLQAKLVDTFAVDVKGPYAKYPALTGKAVSEIAARANMTRIFEMAAAMPDAFYFRITQVPGLTKADVAVAQSYLPPKHELKIQKFVPPRRTPENAKSNHEERRPAGNMVD
- a CDS encoding mechanosensitive ion channel family protein — its product is MNLDLQPDLPVTLIEANPILDLVAKTGILVLAGLLAFLLTRALLLRGARVFSHRTQNSFDDFLLEAGFFSRAALLAPALVFFWGLEFFSGLTGVLDRLIHAYLAVSVVLILAKLLDALSGLYRTFEVSNRRPIKGYVQLVKLFIYMICAVSVVAILLGESPWGLLSGIGAMTAVLMLVFRDTLLSLVAGIQISANDLLHTGDWIEMPAMNADGTVIDIALNTVKIQNWDMTVTAVPTFKFLDTPFKNWESMTKSGGRRIKRAIMIDQSSIRFADPSLKKRLMTVQHLAPFIEMRQKEIDAANAASGADPASPLNGRRMTNIGLFRRYALEYLRCHPKIRQDMTLLVRQLQPHADDGLPLEIYCFTSETAWALHEDILSDIMDHLLAALPEFDLRAYQRNALVDSRAAI
- a CDS encoding metallophosphoesterase, translating into MSYWFIIVMAVSTLLVLYLGWRLINPLQMARSRKITLWALLALLLFGHRLTWMLHRTNRYEMVACDSIDWVGFTFLGFVSILIVFMLARDIPSLFGAVASGLKRLFIRRSKRPYFIGPNHARRRFLLNASNGLFLAAALPMTGFGVYNARRKPSVLKNDFFVLDLPAGLDGFTIAQISDTHIGPTIRAGWARKVVDAVNSLAPDLIVHTGDMVDGAVDGLKTDVMPFGGLSAPHGVWFCTGNHEYYSGVFEWLSEARRLGFRPLVNEHALIDTGNGRLLLAGVTDLRAGRIVPGHASSPSKAMAGAPVHDVSVLLAHQPDSVYAASEAGFDIQLSGHTHGGQYFPYNYVIHLFQTFVRGAYMHDGTQLYVNMGTGYWGPPMRIGTVPEITLHTLRRA